A genomic window from Flavobacterium johnsoniae includes:
- a CDS encoding PKD-like family lipoprotein, translating into MIKKIQIKIALLFLMILANSCVSDEGNYNYTDINTVNVTGIDKEYTVYTGERFKLAPTLKFTKDDGTNPDRYTFEWVAIKTARNVISTKRDFDDLVKLAPGKYLVYYLITDKDTGVTWQQNYFTLNVVSAIYEGWLVVGDVDGKARLDMVSIIPNGTTRVINDVLDAAGSALKLSGKAVDVECFGNATATSTAYGIYVTASESGTSRLEPDSFAWTQSQNIAYESVGGAFDTNFGVDFMKSAGAGENLIYSNGNVYSYVKVQQVRYGLPNNILDTETKPFNAAPFIADNQGYSSPPVLFDKDLRRFVRMNVVKGNCSIMPPVVGSTTVLDWNNTNCDLVYMTTSSYNSFENFAVLKNVTTGKFHLLRFNKALAQTYYREILNAPDFDKATKFAVSPDSGYLFYAVGGKLYEYDNGTQSAKLMLDKGNEVITYLDCNGRANKLYNKKLIVGSYGTTGKLELFTVPPVNGDLVLDYSYSGLCKIVDVAYRAR; encoded by the coding sequence ATGATTAAAAAGATACAAATAAAAATCGCTTTACTGTTTCTAATGATTTTAGCAAACAGTTGTGTCAGCGATGAAGGCAATTATAATTATACCGATATCAACACCGTAAATGTAACGGGCATAGATAAAGAATATACGGTATATACAGGAGAACGTTTTAAGTTAGCTCCAACTTTGAAGTTTACGAAAGATGACGGAACCAATCCTGATCGTTATACATTTGAATGGGTAGCAATAAAGACTGCTAGAAATGTTATAAGTACCAAAAGAGATTTTGATGACTTAGTAAAATTAGCGCCTGGAAAATACCTGGTTTACTATTTAATTACAGATAAAGATACGGGAGTTACTTGGCAGCAGAACTATTTTACACTCAATGTTGTTTCAGCTATTTATGAAGGCTGGCTTGTAGTCGGAGATGTTGATGGAAAAGCGAGATTAGATATGGTTTCTATAATTCCGAATGGTACTACTCGTGTTATTAATGATGTTTTAGATGCGGCTGGCTCAGCTCTAAAACTAAGCGGAAAAGCAGTCGATGTAGAATGTTTTGGAAATGCGACTGCGACTTCTACAGCTTACGGAATTTACGTTACAGCTTCAGAAAGCGGAACCTCTCGATTAGAACCAGATTCTTTTGCTTGGACACAATCTCAAAATATAGCTTACGAAAGTGTAGGCGGTGCTTTTGATACCAATTTTGGGGTCGATTTTATGAAATCGGCGGGAGCAGGAGAAAATCTTATCTACAGCAATGGAAATGTTTACAGTTATGTAAAAGTTCAACAAGTGAGATATGGTTTGCCTAATAATATTTTAGATACAGAAACAAAACCGTTTAATGCTGCGCCCTTTATAGCGGATAATCAGGGATATTCTAGTCCTCCAGTTTTATTTGATAAAGATTTGCGTCGTTTTGTGCGTATGAATGTCGTAAAAGGAAACTGTTCTATAATGCCACCAGTTGTTGGTTCTACAACTGTTTTGGATTGGAATAATACCAATTGCGATTTGGTTTACATGACCACATCTTCGTATAATTCTTTTGAAAATTTTGCGGTTCTAAAGAATGTTACAACAGGTAAATTTCATTTGCTTCGATTCAATAAAGCCTTAGCGCAAACGTATTACAGAGAAATATTAAACGCACCAGATTTTGATAAAGCCACAAAATTCGCGGTAAGTCCAGATTCTGGATATTTATTTTATGCAGTTGGAGGAAAATTATACGAGTACGATAACGGAACTCAATCTGCAAAATTAATGCTAGACAAAGGCAATGAAGTAATCACTTATTTAGATTGTAATGGAAGAGCAAATAAATTATACAATAAAAAATTAATCGTCGGAAGTTATGGTACAACGGGCAAATTAGAATTATTTACAGTTCCGCCTGTAAATGGAGATTTGGTTCTTGACTATAGCTACTCAGGTTTATGCAAAATTGTTGATGTTGCTTACCGTGCGAGATAA